A genomic stretch from Pseudomonas sp. MUP55 includes:
- a CDS encoding ATP-binding protein yields MFRVLLRLYLITIVTYSAAIYLIPSLVIQLFEHRYMDYNIEQTRGQQKLIVKQYVRAPVERWSQVTEQLGRDFAPLKVQLLLRQDARYTPAEEKLLEQGKSVVRLGEWGWMEEISSPINEQFVVKLTVPPDPLDMNVLYWAINVLIVAALLACLLVWLRPHWRDLERLKSTAAQLGQGNLAERTRIPVSSSIGSLASVFDTMADDIEHLLNQQRDLLNAVSHELRTPLTRLDFGLALALSEDLPAASRERLQSLVAHIRELDELVLELLSYSRLQNPAQLPERVEVVLDEFIDSVLGSVDDELENPEIVIDVALDCAVERFSLDPRLTARALQNLLRNATRYCDKRIQVGVRVCPKKGCEICVDDDGIGIPADQRERIFEPFYRLDRSRDRATGGFGLGLAISRRALEAQGGTLTAEDSPLGGARFRVWLPAIE; encoded by the coding sequence ATGTTCCGGGTACTCCTGCGTCTCTACCTGATTACGATCGTCACCTACAGTGCGGCGATCTACCTGATTCCCTCACTGGTGATCCAGCTGTTCGAACACCGTTACATGGACTACAACATCGAACAGACCCGCGGCCAGCAGAAGCTGATCGTCAAGCAATACGTGCGCGCACCGGTGGAACGCTGGTCACAGGTCACCGAGCAGTTGGGCCGCGACTTTGCGCCGTTGAAAGTGCAACTGCTGCTGCGCCAGGATGCGCGCTACACCCCGGCGGAAGAAAAACTGCTGGAACAGGGCAAGTCAGTGGTGCGCCTGGGGGAATGGGGCTGGATGGAGGAGATCAGCTCGCCGATCAATGAGCAATTTGTGGTCAAGCTGACGGTTCCGCCCGATCCGTTGGACATGAACGTGCTGTACTGGGCGATCAACGTGCTGATCGTCGCCGCGCTGCTCGCCTGCCTGCTGGTGTGGCTGCGGCCGCACTGGCGCGACCTGGAACGCCTGAAAAGCACCGCCGCGCAGTTGGGGCAGGGCAACCTGGCCGAGCGCACGCGTATCCCCGTCAGCTCCAGCATCGGCAGCCTCGCCTCGGTGTTCGACACCATGGCCGATGACATCGAGCACCTGTTGAACCAGCAGCGCGACCTGCTCAATGCGGTGTCCCATGAACTGCGCACGCCGCTGACCCGCCTGGATTTCGGCCTGGCCCTGGCGCTGTCGGAAGACTTGCCCGCAGCGAGCCGGGAGCGCCTGCAAAGCCTGGTGGCGCATATTCGTGAACTCGATGAACTGGTGCTGGAGCTGCTCTCCTACAGCCGCCTGCAAAACCCGGCGCAGTTGCCGGAACGCGTCGAGGTAGTGCTCGACGAATTCATCGACAGCGTCCTGGGCAGTGTCGACGACGAACTGGAAAACCCCGAGATCGTGATCGACGTGGCGCTCGACTGCGCGGTGGAGCGCTTCAGCCTCGACCCGCGCCTCACCGCCCGCGCCTTGCAGAACCTGTTGCGCAATGCCACGCGTTACTGCGACAAGCGCATCCAGGTCGGCGTCAGGGTATGCCCGAAAAAAGGTTGTGAAATCTGCGTGGATGACGATGGCATTGGCATTCCAGCGGACCAGCGCGAACGTATCTTCGAGCCGTTCTACCGCCTGGACCGCAGCCGCGACCGCGCCACCGGTGGTTTTGGCCTGGGCCTGGCCATCAGCCGGCGGGCCCTGGAAGCCCAGGGCGGCACCTTGACCGCCGAGGACTCTCCGTTGGGCGGTGCGCGGTTTCGCGTGTGGTTGCCTGCCATCGAGTGA
- a CDS encoding sigma-70 family RNA polymerase sigma factor, whose product MAEIIFDYEVCLLACARGDHRALHRLYEHDSSRLLGVALRIVRDRALAEDIVHDAFIKVWHGAHGFDPDRGSARGWVFSVTRHLALNRMRNAGRDIALSDTHEELAAPAEHVEFEARSAQIHTCLAQLDPPRRQCILHAYVDGYSHSEIAQKLGTPLGTVKAWIKRSLAALRECMA is encoded by the coding sequence TTGGCTGAAATCATCTTTGACTATGAAGTGTGCCTGCTGGCCTGCGCCCGCGGCGATCATCGCGCCCTGCACCGGCTCTACGAGCACGACAGCAGCCGTCTGCTCGGCGTCGCCTTGCGTATCGTGCGGGACCGGGCCCTGGCCGAAGACATCGTGCATGACGCCTTTATCAAGGTCTGGCACGGCGCCCATGGCTTTGACCCCGACCGTGGCTCGGCGCGCGGCTGGGTGTTCAGTGTGACCCGCCATCTGGCGCTGAACAGGATGCGCAACGCCGGTCGCGATATCGCGCTCAGCGATACCCATGAAGAACTGGCGGCACCTGCCGAACACGTTGAATTCGAGGCGCGCTCGGCACAGATTCACACCTGCCTGGCACAGCTGGACCCGCCCCGGCGCCAATGCATCCTGCATGCGTATGTGGACGGTTATTCTCACAGCGAAATCGCGCAAAAGCTGGGCACCCCGCTGGGGACGGTCAAAGCCTGGATCAAACGCAGCCTCGCCGCCCTGCGGGAGTGCATGGCATGA
- a CDS encoding efflux RND transporter periplasmic adaptor subunit — protein MSKNLFAPFCLLALTLALSACDQSAAEAPEMPLAKVRIETLQAKPLSITSELSGRIAAPRMAEVRARVAGVVMQRVFSEGHDVKQGDVLFRIDPAPFKADLDSARANLSKAEANAFQARLQEQRYSQLVEGNAISGQEYDNARAALRQANAEVAANKAAVERARLNLGYATVTAPISGRIGRALVTEGALVGQNEATPLAIIQQLDPIHADLTQSTRELNDLRRAFRAGSLKQVGQDQAKATLIQDDGSLYPLPGKLLFAEISVDPGTGQIILRSEFPNPDLDLLPGSFVRVRLEQAVDQQGLSVPQRAITRDSAGIPMVLLLDSTQTVSQQPVELGAVIEDRWVVSRGLKPGDRIVVEGLQHARPGEKVEVDDSPLVKE, from the coding sequence ATGTCGAAGAATCTGTTTGCGCCGTTTTGCCTGTTGGCCCTCACACTGGCGCTGAGCGCGTGTGACCAGTCCGCAGCCGAGGCGCCGGAAATGCCCCTGGCCAAAGTGCGCATCGAGACGCTGCAGGCCAAGCCCCTGTCCATCACCAGCGAATTGAGCGGGCGCATCGCCGCGCCGCGCATGGCCGAGGTGCGTGCGCGGGTCGCCGGGGTGGTGATGCAGCGGGTGTTCAGCGAAGGTCATGACGTGAAACAGGGTGACGTGCTGTTTCGCATCGACCCGGCGCCGTTCAAGGCCGACCTCGACAGCGCCAGGGCCAACCTGAGCAAGGCCGAAGCCAACGCATTCCAGGCACGCCTGCAGGAGCAGCGCTACAGCCAGTTGGTGGAAGGTAACGCCATCAGCGGCCAGGAATACGACAACGCCCGCGCCGCGCTGCGCCAGGCCAACGCCGAGGTCGCTGCCAACAAGGCGGCCGTCGAGCGGGCCAGGCTGAACCTGGGTTACGCCACCGTGACCGCGCCGATTTCCGGGCGCATCGGCCGTGCACTGGTGACCGAAGGCGCCCTGGTCGGCCAGAACGAAGCCACGCCGCTGGCGATCATCCAGCAACTGGACCCGATCCACGCCGACCTCACCCAGTCGACCCGCGAGCTCAATGACCTGCGCCGCGCCTTTCGTGCTGGCAGTCTGAAGCAGGTCGGCCAGGACCAGGCCAAGGCCACCCTGATCCAGGATGACGGCAGCCTATACCCGTTGCCAGGCAAGCTGCTGTTCGCCGAGATCAGCGTCGACCCGGGCACCGGGCAGATCATCCTGCGCAGCGAGTTTCCCAACCCGGACCTCGACCTGCTGCCCGGCAGCTTCGTACGAGTGCGCCTGGAACAGGCGGTCGACCAGCAAGGCCTCAGCGTGCCGCAACGCGCGATCACCCGCGACAGCGCCGGCATCCCCATGGTGCTGTTGCTGGACAGCACGCAGACCGTCAGCCAGCAGCCGGTGGAGTTGGGCGCGGTGATCGAAGACCGCTGGGTCGTCAGCCGCGGCCTCAAGCCCGGTGACCGCATTGTTGTCGAGGGCCTGCAACATGCACGCCCCGGTGAAAAAGTTGAAGTGGACGACAGCCCGCTCGTAAAGGAATAA
- a CDS encoding LysE family translocator, translated as MLSTFMPFMLFAFVASITPGPTNVLVLSNSARYGFKAALPIIFGACAGAAGIVLLVGSGIGQSLTHLPKVQSAMQWAGVAWLSYLAWQIFSAPPQAVGPQTTHKRLGLTGAASLQLINPKTWMMAVAVVSVFAGNGPDRQGQVLSLSLVFFVISLPCLAAWAVLGAGSSRLLRSATAMQRFNQCMALLLLGSTWLSLLI; from the coding sequence ATGCTGTCCACCTTCATGCCATTCATGCTGTTCGCTTTCGTCGCCTCGATCACCCCCGGACCCACCAATGTACTGGTGCTCAGTAACAGCGCACGGTATGGCTTCAAGGCTGCGCTGCCGATCATTTTCGGCGCGTGCGCCGGTGCCGCGGGGATTGTGTTGCTGGTGGGCTCAGGCATCGGTCAATCATTGACCCATCTGCCCAAGGTGCAAAGCGCCATGCAGTGGGCCGGCGTTGCCTGGTTGAGCTACCTGGCCTGGCAGATCTTCAGCGCACCGCCCCAGGCCGTCGGCCCGCAAACCACCCACAAGCGCCTGGGCCTGACCGGCGCTGCCAGCCTGCAGCTGATCAACCCGAAAACCTGGATGATGGCCGTGGCCGTGGTCAGTGTATTTGCGGGCAACGGCCCGGACCGCCAAGGGCAAGTGCTGTCTTTGTCGCTGGTGTTCTTCGTAATTTCCCTGCCCTGCCTCGCTGCCTGGGCAGTGTTAGGGGCCGGCTCGAGCCGGTTGTTGCGCTCAGCCACCGCCATGCAACGCTTCAACCAGTGCATGGCCTTGCTCCTGTTAGGGTCGACCTGGTTGAGCCTGCTGATCTGA
- a CDS encoding DUF3455 domain-containing protein → MNAKALLCLTGLLVASPAVFAQAALPDSIKVPDGHKVALETTGVGEITYECRDKANAAGQTEWAFVGPKAVLNDRNGKPVGTYFGPPATWQANDGSKITGTQLAVAPSGAGNLPYQLVKANPAEGNGAMRGVSYIQRVALKGGVAPTSACTVANKGTQQTVKYQADYIFWAAN, encoded by the coding sequence ATGAACGCTAAAGCCCTGCTCTGCCTCACCGGTCTGCTGGTCGCCAGCCCTGCCGTCTTTGCCCAGGCCGCTCTGCCCGACAGCATCAAGGTACCGGATGGCCATAAGGTCGCCCTGGAAACCACCGGCGTTGGCGAAATCACCTACGAATGCCGCGACAAAGCCAACGCCGCCGGGCAGACCGAATGGGCCTTTGTCGGGCCCAAGGCCGTCTTGAACGACCGCAACGGCAAGCCGGTGGGCACCTACTTCGGCCCGCCGGCGACCTGGCAGGCCAATGACGGCTCGAAAATCACCGGTACCCAGTTGGCCGTGGCACCGTCGGGCGCTGGCAACCTGCCGTACCAACTGGTCAAGGCCAACCCGGCCGAAGGCAACGGCGCGATGCGTGGCGTGAGTTACATCCAGCGCGTCGCGCTCAAGGGCGGCGTCGCCCCCACAAGCGCGTGCACGGTTGCCAACAAGGGCACGCAGCAAACCGTGAAGTATCAGGCAGACTACATATTCTGGGCCGCTAACTGA
- a CDS encoding DUF1345 domain-containing protein produces MPFLARTHPRLSSAAVLGLAVGILVPADSLASKILIGWNAGVWTYLMLMLWLTSRAKAEDVKRIAEIEDENAGLVLLTVCIAAIASLATITFELVGSKDLASSERLLHYGFTGLTVIGSWLLIGVIFSVHYARLYYTWNGKEPALRFAEGLLTPNYWDFLYFSFTIGVAVQTSDVGVATRGMRKVVLGQSLIGFLFNTAILGFSINIAAGLFG; encoded by the coding sequence ATGCCCTTCCTCGCCCGTACCCACCCTCGCCTCTCATCCGCCGCTGTGCTGGGCCTTGCCGTGGGCATCCTGGTACCCGCCGATTCGCTGGCCAGCAAAATCCTGATCGGTTGGAATGCCGGGGTCTGGACTTACCTGATGCTGATGCTGTGGCTGACCAGCCGCGCCAAGGCCGAGGACGTCAAGCGCATCGCCGAGATCGAAGACGAAAATGCCGGACTGGTGCTGCTCACGGTGTGCATCGCCGCCATCGCCAGCCTCGCCACCATCACCTTCGAACTGGTGGGCAGCAAGGACCTGGCCAGCAGCGAACGCCTGCTGCATTACGGCTTCACCGGGCTGACGGTGATCGGTTCGTGGCTGCTGATCGGGGTGATTTTCAGCGTGCACTACGCCCGCCTCTACTACACCTGGAACGGCAAGGAGCCGGCGCTGCGCTTTGCCGAAGGACTGCTCACGCCTAACTATTGGGACTTCCTGTATTTCTCCTTCACCATCGGCGTGGCGGTGCAAACGTCGGACGTAGGGGTTGCCACCCGTGGCATGCGCAAGGTGGTGCTGGGACAATCCTTGATCGGGTTTCTGTTCAACACGGCGATCCTGGGTTTTTCGATCAATATCGCCGCAGGGCTGTTTGGCTGA
- a CDS encoding response regulator transcription factor has product MPNILLVEDDAALSELIASYLERNGYQVSVLSRGDQVRERARLNPPDLVILDLMLPGLDGLQVCRLLRADSAGLPILMLTARDDSHDQVLGLEMGADDYVTKPCEPRVLLARVRTLLRRSSLSEPQVASDKIIMGNLCIDLSERTVTWREQAVELSSGEYNLLVVLARHAGEVLSRDQILQRLRGIEFNGTDRSVDVAISKLRRKFDDHAGEARKIKTVWGKGYLFSRSEWEC; this is encoded by the coding sequence ATGCCCAACATCCTCCTGGTGGAAGACGACGCCGCACTGTCCGAGTTGATTGCCAGCTACCTGGAACGCAATGGCTATCAAGTCAGCGTGCTCAGCCGGGGCGACCAGGTGCGCGAACGGGCGCGCTTGAACCCGCCGGACCTGGTGATCCTTGACCTGATGCTGCCTGGCCTCGACGGTCTGCAGGTGTGCCGCCTGCTGCGCGCCGACTCGGCGGGCCTGCCGATCCTGATGCTCACCGCCCGTGACGACAGCCACGACCAGGTCCTGGGCCTGGAAATGGGCGCTGACGACTACGTGACCAAGCCCTGTGAACCGCGCGTGCTGCTTGCCCGTGTGCGCACGTTGCTGCGCCGCAGCAGCCTGTCGGAGCCCCAGGTGGCCAGCGACAAGATCATCATGGGCAACCTGTGCATCGACCTGTCCGAACGCACCGTGACCTGGCGCGAGCAGGCGGTGGAGTTGTCCAGCGGCGAGTACAACCTGCTGGTGGTACTGGCCCGACATGCCGGCGAGGTGCTCAGCCGCGACCAGATCCTGCAACGCCTGCGCGGCATCGAGTTCAATGGCACCGACCGCTCGGTGGACGTGGCCATCTCCAAGCTGCGCCGCAAGTTCGACGACCACGCCGGCGAAGCACGCAAGATCAAGACCGTGTGGGGCAAGGGTTACCTGTTCAGCCGTTCCGAGTGGGAATGCTGA
- a CDS encoding AraC family transcriptional regulator: MAAHNWIDLSQDADTGIETLRAHFEGHAYDPHWHDSYLIGVTEQGVQQFNCRRTRHNSVPGQVFLLEPDELHDGDAPTADGFTYHMLYLDPNWLTREVSAVFNEAPVNSQLSFASTLASDPRLALATTRAFQTLHSGELRIVRQQAMDQLLAHLTGQLHWRARYREDPRLPAVAHKAREYLHAHLHQDVGMDELALACGVDRFRLSRAFKSAFGLPPHAYLVQLRLARARHLLANGGQPVEVASALGFADQSHLGRWFVRAYGLTPAAYRNRCSNLPDRSPPGL; this comes from the coding sequence ATGGCCGCGCACAATTGGATCGACCTGTCCCAGGACGCCGACACCGGCATCGAGACCCTGCGCGCGCATTTCGAAGGCCATGCCTACGACCCCCACTGGCACGACAGCTACCTGATTGGCGTTACCGAGCAAGGGGTGCAGCAATTCAATTGCCGGCGCACCCGACATAACAGCGTACCCGGCCAGGTGTTTTTGCTGGAACCTGACGAGTTGCACGACGGCGACGCGCCCACGGCCGACGGTTTTACCTACCATATGCTCTACCTTGACCCGAACTGGTTGACCCGCGAAGTGAGCGCGGTGTTCAACGAGGCGCCCGTCAACAGTCAACTGAGCTTCGCCAGCACACTGGCCAGCGATCCGCGTCTGGCCCTTGCCACCACCCGCGCCTTCCAGACCCTGCACAGCGGCGAACTGCGCATCGTGCGTCAGCAGGCCATGGACCAGTTGCTCGCACACCTCACCGGCCAGCTTCATTGGCGCGCCCGCTACCGCGAAGACCCACGCCTGCCAGCCGTGGCCCACAAGGCCCGTGAGTATCTGCATGCCCATCTGCATCAAGACGTGGGCATGGATGAACTGGCGCTGGCCTGCGGCGTTGACCGTTTTCGCCTGAGCCGCGCCTTCAAGAGCGCGTTCGGCCTGCCTCCCCATGCGTACCTGGTACAGCTGCGCCTGGCCCGCGCCCGGCATCTGCTGGCCAACGGCGGGCAACCCGTCGAGGTTGCGAGTGCCTTGGGGTTTGCCGACCAGAGTCACCTGGGCCGCTGGTTTGTGCGCGCGTACGGGCTGACGCCCGCCGCCTACCGCAATCGCTGCTCAAATCTTCCAGACAGGTCACCCCCAGGCTTGTGA
- a CDS encoding efflux RND transporter permease subunit — translation MPQFFIDRPIFAWVVALFILLAGFLAIPQLPVAQYPNVAPPKVEIYAVYPGASAQTLDESVVSLIEQELNGADHLLYFESQSSLGSATITATFQPGTNPEMAQVDVQNRLKVVEPRLPQAVTQQGLQVEKVSAGFLLLVTLTSNDGKLDDVALSDYLARNVMNELKRLDGVGKAQLYGAERAMRIWIDPQKLIGFNLTPADVNAAISAQNAQVSAGSIGDLPGSQSQEITAAILVKGQLSTPAEFADIVLKANPDGSTVRIGDVARVEVGSQEYQFSTRLNGKPSTAVSVQLAPGANALNTATLVRAKMDELSRYFPANVEYKIPYDTSPFVKVSITKVVYTLLEAMALVFAVMFLFLQNVRYTLIPTLVVPIALMGTFATMLLLGFSINVLTMFGMVLAIGILVDDAIVVVENVERIMATEGLSPKDATKKAMGQITGAIVGITLVLVAVFLPMAFMPGSVGVIYQQFSLSMATSILFSAFLALTLTPALCATLLKPIAQGEHHAKGGFFGGFNKRFEQLTDRYEGWVAYALKRSGRYLLIYLVLLVGLGLLFSRLPSSFLPVEDQGYTITDIQLPPGASKNRTVQVAEQIEAHNAGEPGVGDTTMIMGFSFSGSGQNAALAFTTLKDWSERGSDDAAASIADRANMAFSELKDAIAYAILPPPVDGLGTSSGFEFRLQDRGGVGHAGLMAARTELLEAAGKSPILANVRESALAEAPQVQLEVDRKQANALGVSFADVGNVLSSAIGSAYINDFPNQGRMQRVVVQAEGDQRSQVADVMKINVRNNAGKMVPLSAFVEARWTQGPTQLTRYNGYPAIAISGEAAPGHSTGEAMDEIQHLVSQLPAGLGQEWTGLSLQERLSGSQAPILLGLSLLIVFLCLAALYESWSIPTSVLLVVPLGVLGAVLAVSLRGMPNDVFFKVGLITIIGLSAKNAILIIEFAKDLYDQGEDLITATLKAARLRLRPIIMTSLAFILGVVPLAIATGASSASQQAIGTGVIGGMITATLAVVFVPVFFVVVMKLVRKRHTAD, via the coding sequence ATGCCGCAGTTCTTTATCGACCGCCCGATTTTCGCCTGGGTGGTGGCCCTGTTCATCCTGCTGGCCGGTTTCCTGGCGATTCCGCAGTTGCCGGTGGCCCAATACCCCAACGTCGCGCCGCCGAAGGTGGAAATCTACGCGGTGTACCCCGGCGCGTCGGCCCAGACCCTGGATGAAAGCGTGGTCAGCCTGATCGAGCAGGAGCTCAACGGCGCCGACCACCTGCTGTATTTCGAGTCCCAGAGCAGCCTCGGCTCGGCGACCATCACCGCCACGTTCCAGCCGGGCACCAACCCGGAAATGGCCCAGGTGGATGTGCAGAACCGCTTGAAAGTGGTGGAGCCTCGCCTGCCGCAAGCGGTGACGCAACAAGGCCTGCAGGTGGAAAAAGTCTCGGCCGGCTTCCTGTTGCTGGTGACGCTGACGTCCAACGACGGCAAGCTTGATGACGTGGCGCTCAGCGATTACCTGGCGCGCAACGTGATGAACGAACTCAAGCGCCTGGACGGTGTGGGCAAGGCCCAGTTGTACGGCGCCGAGCGCGCCATGCGCATCTGGATCGACCCGCAGAAGCTGATCGGCTTCAACCTCACCCCGGCCGACGTGAATGCCGCCATCAGCGCGCAGAACGCCCAGGTGTCGGCGGGCAGCATCGGCGACTTGCCGGGCTCCCAGAGCCAGGAAATCACCGCCGCCATTCTGGTCAAGGGCCAGCTGTCGACACCGGCGGAGTTCGCCGACATCGTGCTCAAGGCCAACCCTGACGGCTCCACCGTGCGCATCGGCGACGTGGCGCGGGTGGAAGTCGGCAGCCAGGAATACCAGTTCTCCACGCGCCTGAACGGCAAGCCGTCCACCGCCGTGAGTGTGCAACTGGCCCCCGGTGCCAATGCGCTGAACACCGCAACCCTGGTGCGGGCGAAGATGGACGAGCTGTCGCGCTATTTCCCGGCCAACGTGGAATACAAGATCCCCTACGACACCTCGCCGTTCGTCAAAGTCTCGATCACCAAGGTGGTCTACACCTTGCTTGAGGCGATGGCGCTGGTGTTCGCGGTGATGTTCCTGTTCCTGCAGAACGTGCGCTACACCCTGATCCCCACGCTGGTGGTGCCGATTGCGCTGATGGGCACCTTTGCCACCATGCTGTTGTTGGGTTTTTCGATCAACGTACTGACCATGTTCGGCATGGTGCTGGCGATCGGCATCCTGGTGGACGATGCGATTGTGGTGGTGGAGAACGTCGAGCGGATCATGGCCACCGAAGGCCTGTCGCCCAAGGACGCGACGAAAAAGGCCATGGGCCAGATCACCGGCGCCATCGTCGGTATCACCCTGGTGCTGGTGGCGGTGTTCCTGCCGATGGCGTTCATGCCCGGCTCGGTGGGGGTGATCTACCAGCAGTTCTCGTTGTCGATGGCCACCTCGATCCTGTTCTCGGCCTTTCTGGCCCTGACCTTGACGCCAGCGCTGTGCGCCACCTTGCTCAAGCCGATCGCCCAGGGCGAGCACCATGCCAAGGGCGGCTTTTTCGGCGGTTTCAATAAACGCTTTGAACAGCTCACCGACCGCTACGAAGGCTGGGTGGCCTATGCCCTCAAGCGCAGTGGCCGTTACCTGCTGATCTACCTGGTGTTGCTGGTGGGCCTGGGGCTGCTGTTCAGCCGCCTGCCCTCCTCGTTCCTGCCGGTGGAAGACCAGGGTTACACCATCACCGATATCCAGTTGCCACCGGGCGCCAGCAAGAACCGCACGGTGCAGGTGGCCGAGCAGATCGAGGCGCACAACGCCGGTGAACCGGGTGTGGGCGATACCACCATGATCATGGGTTTCAGTTTCTCCGGCTCCGGGCAGAACGCAGCGCTGGCATTTACCACGCTCAAGGACTGGTCGGAACGTGGCAGCGATGACGCCGCGGCGTCGATTGCCGACCGCGCCAACATGGCCTTCAGCGAACTCAAGGATGCGATTGCCTATGCAATCCTGCCACCGCCGGTTGACGGCCTGGGCACCTCCAGCGGCTTCGAGTTCCGCCTGCAGGACCGTGGCGGCGTCGGCCATGCGGGGTTGATGGCCGCGCGTACCGAGCTGCTGGAGGCCGCCGGGAAAAGCCCGATTCTGGCCAACGTGCGCGAAAGCGCCCTGGCCGAAGCGCCGCAAGTGCAATTGGAGGTCGACCGCAAGCAGGCCAACGCGCTGGGCGTGTCGTTTGCCGATGTGGGCAATGTGTTGTCATCGGCCATCGGTTCGGCCTACATCAACGACTTCCCCAACCAGGGCCGCATGCAGCGGGTGGTGGTGCAGGCCGAAGGTGACCAGCGCAGCCAGGTGGCGGACGTGATGAAAATCAACGTGCGCAACAACGCCGGGAAAATGGTGCCGCTGTCTGCGTTCGTCGAAGCCAGATGGACCCAGGGCCCGACGCAATTGACCCGTTATAACGGCTACCCGGCCATCGCCATCAGCGGCGAAGCGGCGCCGGGCCACAGCACCGGTGAGGCGATGGATGAAATCCAGCATCTGGTCAGCCAATTGCCGGCGGGCCTGGGCCAGGAATGGACCGGCCTGTCGTTGCAGGAACGCCTGTCCGGCTCACAGGCGCCGATCCTGCTGGGCTTGTCGCTGCTGATCGTGTTCCTGTGCCTGGCGGCCTTGTATGAGAGCTGGTCGATTCCGACCTCGGTATTGCTGGTGGTGCCGCTGGGCGTACTCGGCGCAGTGCTGGCGGTGAGCTTGCGCGGTATGCCTAACGATGTGTTCTTCAAGGTGGGCTTGATCACCATCATCGGTCTGTCGGCGAAGAACGCGATTCTGATCATCGAGTTCGCCAAGGACCTCTACGACCAGGGCGAAGACCTGATCACCGCCACTTTGAAGGCGGCGCGGTTGCGCCTGCGCCCGATCATCATGACCTCGCTGGCGTTCATCCTTGGCGTGGTGCCGCTGGCGATTGCCACCGGTGCCAGCTCGGCGAGCCAGCAGGCGATCGGTACCGGCGTGATCGGCGGGATGATCACCGCGACCTTGGCGGTGGTGTTCGTGCCGGTGTTCTTTGTAGTGGTGATGAAACTGGTGCGCAAGCGCCACACGGCCGATTAA
- a CDS encoding anti-sigma factor domain-containing protein, translating to MNDDELASEYVLGTLPAEQRAEVEQRLQHDAPLRAAVQAWEQRLLPLTALAPPVPPSAQLWRRIERTLTQADKPVDNPVPWWNLLAVWRGLAAAGLTATLVLAALLWARPPIAEPTFVVVLVAPQNQAPGWVIQASDRQQIQLIPLGVMQVPADKALQFWTKADGWQGPVSLGLVKPGQTLSVPLDKLPPLAPNQLFELTLEDPSGSPTGKPTGPIQAIGRAVKVL from the coding sequence ATGAACGACGACGAACTGGCCAGTGAATACGTATTGGGCACCCTGCCCGCCGAACAACGCGCCGAGGTCGAGCAGCGCCTGCAGCACGACGCCCCACTGCGCGCCGCTGTGCAGGCCTGGGAGCAGCGGCTGCTGCCACTGACGGCGCTGGCGCCACCGGTACCGCCCTCGGCGCAGCTATGGCGACGCATCGAACGCACCCTCACCCAGGCGGATAAACCCGTGGACAACCCGGTGCCTTGGTGGAACCTGCTCGCGGTGTGGCGCGGCCTGGCGGCTGCGGGGCTGACGGCGACCCTGGTGCTGGCGGCGCTCTTGTGGGCCCGCCCACCCATCGCTGAACCCACCTTCGTGGTGGTGCTGGTGGCCCCACAAAACCAGGCGCCGGGTTGGGTCATCCAGGCCAGTGATCGCCAGCAGATCCAGTTGATCCCCCTGGGCGTCATGCAAGTGCCCGCCGACAAGGCCTTGCAGTTCTGGACCAAGGCCGATGGCTGGCAGGGGCCGGTTTCCCTGGGGCTGGTCAAGCCGGGGCAGACCCTGTCGGTGCCGCTGGACAAGCTGCCGCCGCTGGCGCCGAATCAGCTGTTCGAACTGACCCTGGAAGACCCGAGCGGCTCGCCCACCGGCAAACCGACCGGGCCGATCCAGGCCATCGGTCGCGCGGTCAAGGTGCTTTGA